From one Syntrophales bacterium genomic stretch:
- a CDS encoding lysophospholipase, with the protein MDMRTGADTFKSHKGQNIYYRSWLPDDEPRAVLLIVHGLAEHSGRYGNLVNHFAPRGYALYGPDHIGHGKSDGTRVFVERFDDFIRPLNALFRMIRQWHPGKPVYLVGHSMGGLIAVIYLIENPEDMAGAILSAPAVKIPERMSSFAVLAAMVLSNLFPKIGIMELDSDGISRDNAVVYAYRHDPLVYRGKITARLGTEMYRAMQRVASQASAIATPLLILQGSADRMVSPEGARTLYEKAGTTDKRLKLYDGLYHEVFNEPEYEEIMKEVERWLAMR; encoded by the coding sequence ATGGATATGAGAACAGGCGCGGATACATTCAAAAGCCACAAGGGACAGAATATTTACTATCGATCATGGCTTCCCGATGACGAGCCGAGAGCGGTGCTGTTGATCGTCCATGGCCTGGCAGAGCACAGCGGCCGGTACGGTAACCTGGTCAATCATTTCGCTCCCCGGGGATATGCCCTGTACGGACCGGACCACATCGGTCACGGCAAATCGGACGGTACCCGGGTGTTTGTGGAACGCTTCGACGACTTCATCAGGCCCCTAAACGCGTTGTTCCGCATGATCCGCCAGTGGCACCCGGGGAAGCCGGTGTACCTGGTGGGCCACAGCATGGGAGGACTCATAGCCGTCATCTACCTCATCGAGAATCCGGAAGATATGGCCGGGGCCATTCTCTCCGCGCCCGCCGTGAAGATTCCCGAAAGGATGTCGTCCTTCGCCGTTCTTGCGGCCATGGTTCTGTCAAACCTGTTCCCGAAAATCGGAATAATGGAGCTCGATTCCGACGGCATAAGCCGTGACAACGCCGTTGTCTACGCCTACCGGCATGACCCGCTGGTGTACCGGGGGAAGATAACGGCCCGCCTGGGGACTGAAATGTATCGAGCCATGCAGCGGGTGGCATCGCAGGCTTCCGCGATCGCCACGCCCCTCCTGATTCTGCAGGGCAGTGCCGACAGGATGGTATCACCCGAAGGAGCCCGGACGCTCTATGAGAAGGCGGGAACGACGGACAAGAGACTGAAACTCTACGACGGTCTCTATCATGAGGTCTTCAATGAACCCGAATACGAAGAAATAATGAAAGAGGTGGAACGCTGGCTGGCGATGCGTTGA